Proteins from a single region of Pyrus communis chromosome 6, drPyrComm1.1, whole genome shotgun sequence:
- the LOC137738292 gene encoding uncharacterized protein, which produces MYCKYSEMCSGGTNVHNEDKVFKDTFHLQVKADKLSQEAKKSKIASGSLADAAEEHQSEQFPGATGKKKKKKIKDAVPLKGNDVGDSEAEKKPKDRKKKKTKSSTDSVSAGVEQHGLEGKNDANEICKSIADDNPMDQKSVKSKSKKKKKDGLVSESLGGENGKALSIGDMDGTSSGKDDFKISEADATDKENKCSEKRKRLVSEGNDTQPTDNKEDEESKRRMVEGSKASKGSEQLVNNDASQGKAENFGEIEKRAEKSSKKKSKKQLNGSAEPKTVNAFHRVKADEVEFVDEKLQDNSYWAKDGAEIGYGAKAQEILGQVRGRDFRHEKTKKKQGSYRGGQIDQQSHSVKFNYSDED; this is translated from the exons ATGTACTGCAAGTATTCTGAGATGTG TAGTGGAGGCACAAATGTCCACAACGAGGATAAAG TATTTAAGGATACCTTCCACTTGCAGGTAAAGGCTGATAAGTTATCCCAGGAGGCAAAGAAGTCCAAGATAGCTTCTGGTTCTCTTGCCGATGCAGCAGAAGAACATCAATCAGAGCAATTTCCTGGTgcaactggaaaaaaaaaaaaaaaaaaaatcaaagatgcTGTGCCTTTAAAGGGAAATGATGTTGGTGATTCTGAGGCAGAGAAGAAACCGAAggataggaagaaaaagaagaccaAGTCAAGTACGGATTCTGTCAGTGCTGGTGTAGAGCAGCATGGCTTGGAAGGAAAAAATGATGCAAATGAAATTTGTAAATCAATTGCTGATGACAATCCAATGGATCAGAAGAGTGTCAAATCTAAaagtaagaagaaaaagaaagatggttTGGTTTCTGAAAGTTTAGGTGGTGAGAATGGGAAGGCGCTTAGTATTGGAGATATGGATGGAACTAGTTCTGGAAAAGATGATTTCAAGATATCAGAAGCGGATGCTACCGATAAGGAGAATAAATGTtccgaaaaaagaaaaagattagtTTCTGAAGGAAATGATACACAGCCTACTGACaacaaagaagatgaagaatccAAGCGCAGAATGGTAGAGGGTTCAAAAGCATCCAAGGGAAGTGAGCAACTAGTAAATAATGATGCATCACAAGGAAAAGCTGAAAATTTTGGTGAAATAGAGAAAAGGGCCGAGAAGTCttcgaaaaagaaaagcaagaagCAACTCAACGGTTCAGCTGAG CCAAAGACCGTTAATGCATTTCATAGGGTAAAAGCTGATGAGGTGGAATTTGTTGATGAGAAGCTTCAAGATAATTCTTACTGGGCAAAG GATGGTGCGGAGATTGGCTACGGTGCAAAAGCACAAGAGATTCTAGGGCAAGTCCGAGGAAG GGATTTTCGGCACGAAAAGACCAAAAAGAAGCAAGGGTCATACAGAGGAGGGCAGATTGATCAGCAATCACACTCGGTCAAGTTCAATTATTCTGATGAAGATTAA